The Balneola vulgaris DSM 17893 DNA window TTCTTCAGATTCTAATCCCAATTCTAATTTTTGGGTACACCTATAGAGCGAAGAAATCTAAAATTATGCAGCTTTCTTTATACTGGTTAGGTTTTTCATTTCTGGATACGGCGGCCTATTGTGCAGATGCTAATCTCATGCAGTTACCACTGCTTGGGAATTTATCTAAATCAGCTCATGATTTTTCGAATATACTGACCTCATTAGACCTCTTACCATTGCATAATGAAATTGCTTGGGGGTTATATAGTATGGGAGTGGTGTTCCTGCTAGGAGCAGTTCTAGTGCCTCTAGCTAAGCTAGGGTACATAGAAGAAGTACAATCGATTGATTTAGATTTGAACTTATAAGTCTCTTATTCTTCTACTGGGAATACGAAGACAGGTGCTTGCTCATATAAATCGTTGTAAGTCAGTTTTCGAACATTATTGGAGTCCATTTCCATCACATAGATATCAAAGTTACCTCTCCAATCGGTAGAATTATAAGTGTATTCCGAACCATCAGGTAACCAAGTATGCCATCCCTCATTCGATGGGAAGCCTTCTTCTGTAGTATCTGGAGTCATCTGATAATTTTCGCCCGTTAAAGGTGAAATAGAAAAAATGCTGTAGTTATTATTTTGCTTTGAGATGTAGGTAATTCGAGTGCTATCTACCCATTGTGGCGGCCCAGCATGGTATTCCCAATCGTATGCACTAGTATCATCAGCAGGATATTCAGTGAGTTGGCGTAATTCAGAACCATCCACATTCATTATGAAAATTTCGGTATTCGCACCACGATTGGATCTAAATGCAATTTGTGATCCATCGGGAGAAAAAGAAGGATCATCATCATTGAACATATTATCAGTTAGTTGTTGAAGGATGTTTCCTTCTAAGTCAATGAGATATAAATTCCGTGGCTGGTTTTCACCAAAATTGGGTACTACAACTAATTCAGTACCATTATTCCGGCTATCGATCCATGAGTCATGAACTAGAAAGTCGGTAACACGACGTACTTCTGTTCCATCCCATTTCATCTCATATAAGAAGTAGTTTCTAGATGTGGTGTCTCTGTCAGATATGAAGTATAGTCGATCACCATGTGCGTGATATACCCAATCAACGCCCGAACT harbors:
- a CDS encoding TolB family protein; amino-acid sequence: MARGDNSFVKLLILLFIGTGFWACTSRETTPSKNYKIAYNVLYDGYANDYEIFVMNSDGSEQKNVSLSSGVDWVYHAHGDRLYFISDRDTTSRNYFLYEMKWDGTEVRRVTDFLVHDSWIDSRNNGTELVVVPNFGENQPRNLYLIDLEGNILQQLTDNMFNDDDPSFSPDGSQIAFRSNRGANTEIFIMNVDGSELRQLTEYPADDTSAYDWEYHAGPPQWVDSTRITYISKQNNNYSIFSISPLTGENYQMTPDTTEEGFPSNEGWHTWLPDGSEYTYNSTDWRGNFDIYVMEMDSNNVRKLTYNDLYEQAPVFVFPVEE